One Deinococcus ruber DNA window includes the following coding sequences:
- a CDS encoding recombinase family protein, translating into MTIAGEGKRLSHQKIHADHLERLAVVYIRQSTLGQLQRHQESTRLQYALVDYAESLGWPRERIVVIDDDLGKSGSTAVGRPGFTRLVTEVTLGHVGLILGIEMSRLARSNKDWHHLLEVCALFRTLIADTDSLYNPGDYNDRLLLGLKGSMSEAELHILKSRLNAGKLNKARRGELAVRLPIGYIYAADGPIQLDPDEQAQHVVRLIFRKFGELGTLHAVLKYLVQHGITLGVRERSRADAPLSWRSPNRMTLQNIMRHPMYAGVYAYGRRQTDARKRQPGRPGTGRVVASPDAWHAFIRDHVPAYISWATYQEHLARLSANRMGAGQPGAARNGAGLLSGLLVCGQCGRRMVVQYHGKRATYACSRTLSDYGGRACFHCAGQPLDTWVVTQLLEALLPSSLALSLETLQHLEEERAERARLWQYRLERASYEMERAARQYQAVEPEHRLVARSLERAWEVALEAQRELQEEYGRVQQHAPRQLTEHEITQIQQLAHDLPALWAAPGTTLAEQKEMLRLVIERIVVHGEASSEHVRLEVHWYGGRVTQGDAIRPVARLQQLSSYDELVRTVKAGIDACQSSQEVADQLNTLGYRPPKRRATWTAMSVRKLAVGLGCHFSQGTDGRRLVTRNDLRDGDWWTIQGLAVTLGMPSVTLYSWIRQGELQVKRTVPDKTWLIWADEDELARLRLRRATPLSERIHQRWMERAEGKRIAKHRQGDLDV; encoded by the coding sequence GTGACGATCGCCGGTGAGGGGAAACGCCTGAGCCACCAGAAAATCCATGCTGATCACCTGGAACGGTTGGCGGTGGTCTACATCCGTCAGTCCACGCTCGGTCAACTGCAGCGTCACCAAGAGTCCACGCGGCTCCAGTACGCACTGGTCGACTACGCCGAATCTCTCGGCTGGCCTCGGGAACGTATTGTGGTCATTGATGATGATCTTGGAAAGTCCGGCAGCACGGCTGTCGGACGGCCTGGATTCACTCGCCTGGTCACGGAAGTGACGTTGGGTCATGTCGGGCTTATCCTTGGAATTGAAATGAGCCGCCTGGCTCGATCCAACAAGGACTGGCATCATCTACTAGAAGTCTGCGCACTGTTTCGAACCCTGATTGCTGATACCGACAGTCTGTACAATCCCGGAGACTACAACGACCGTCTGCTGCTGGGCCTCAAAGGATCCATGAGCGAAGCAGAACTGCATATCCTCAAAAGCCGACTCAATGCGGGCAAACTCAACAAAGCCAGACGAGGCGAACTGGCTGTTCGCCTCCCGATTGGCTACATTTATGCCGCAGACGGACCCATCCAACTGGATCCAGATGAACAAGCGCAGCACGTCGTTCGCCTCATTTTTCGTAAGTTCGGTGAGCTCGGCACGCTCCACGCGGTCTTGAAGTACTTGGTTCAGCACGGCATCACCTTGGGTGTCCGTGAACGGAGCCGCGCCGACGCACCATTGAGCTGGCGATCCCCCAATCGGATGACGCTGCAAAACATCATGCGGCATCCGATGTATGCCGGTGTTTATGCCTATGGGCGTCGGCAAACCGACGCCCGCAAGCGACAGCCCGGACGACCAGGAACCGGCCGCGTCGTGGCGTCCCCTGACGCGTGGCACGCGTTCATTCGCGATCACGTTCCGGCGTACATCAGCTGGGCGACCTACCAGGAACACCTGGCGCGTCTCTCAGCAAATCGCATGGGAGCGGGTCAACCAGGCGCGGCACGCAACGGTGCAGGTCTCCTGAGTGGTCTGTTGGTGTGCGGGCAATGCGGCCGCCGCATGGTGGTGCAGTACCACGGCAAACGGGCTACCTATGCCTGTAGCCGAACGCTCAGCGATTATGGCGGTCGGGCCTGTTTTCACTGTGCCGGCCAGCCGCTCGATACCTGGGTCGTGACCCAGTTGCTGGAAGCGCTCCTCCCGTCCAGTCTGGCCCTGTCGCTGGAAACACTCCAGCATCTGGAAGAGGAACGAGCCGAGCGCGCTCGGCTCTGGCAGTATCGGCTGGAACGAGCCAGCTACGAAATGGAGCGTGCAGCGCGACAGTATCAAGCGGTTGAACCTGAGCATCGGCTGGTCGCGCGTTCCTTGGAACGCGCCTGGGAAGTCGCCTTGGAAGCGCAGCGCGAACTGCAGGAAGAGTACGGACGTGTGCAGCAGCATGCCCCACGCCAGTTGACCGAGCACGAAATCACGCAGATTCAGCAGCTTGCCCACGACCTCCCCGCGCTGTGGGCCGCCCCCGGGACGACCCTCGCAGAGCAGAAGGAGATGTTGCGTCTGGTGATCGAGCGCATTGTGGTGCACGGGGAGGCCAGCAGTGAACATGTTAGGCTCGAGGTGCACTGGTATGGTGGCCGGGTCACGCAGGGCGACGCGATCCGGCCGGTCGCGCGTCTCCAGCAACTCAGCTCCTACGATGAGTTAGTTCGTACGGTCAAGGCAGGTATAGATGCCTGTCAGTCATCTCAGGAAGTTGCAGATCAACTCAACACGCTCGGATATCGACCTCCAAAACGTCGTGCGACGTGGACGGCTATGAGCGTACGAAAGTTGGCGGTGGGTCTCGGCTGCCACTTTTCTCAGGGGACGGATGGACGTCGCCTGGTGACGCGCAACGACCTCCGCGACGGTGACTGGTGGACGATTCAGGGTCTTGCGGTGACGCTTGGCATGCCAAGCGTCACCCTCTACTCTTGGATTCGTCAGGGCGAACTGCAGGTAAAGCGGACAGTGCCCGACAAAACATGGCTGATCTGGGCAGATGAAGATGAACTTGCACGGTTACGGTTGCGGCGGGCCACGCCGCTCAGCGAGCGGATACATCAACGATGGATGGAGCGAGCCGAAGGGAAGCGCATTGCGAAGCACCGACAAGGAGATCTGGATGTATAG